One window from the genome of Gambusia affinis linkage group LG14, SWU_Gaff_1.0, whole genome shotgun sequence encodes:
- the rnf115b gene encoding E3 ubiquitin-protein ligase RNF115 — protein MAEAADTPQHRFYCHFCKKETEPQLPDLVCPTCETDFIEEVAEDSSFLQDRASSVTNAESDLQLPDIWQLVFMERSALLSHPPSSESRPEDNQQVSPASPIITELQEQDSSFSAEQDESSRPEQIPAVPGFMLQVLSDLLASSGNSSSTPTTLSSMMQLYSNPGDYAWGQGGLDAVVSELLERLESTGPPPAEKEMISLLPRVCVSQEQIDCRLECPVCREEYSLAESVRKLPCLHYFHSDCIVPWLELHDTCPVCRKSLDGVDNNLPPTSQPQDELSDRQEQQEREAI, from the exons ATGGCGGAGGCTGCGGACACACCGCAACACCGGTTTTACTGCCACTTCTGCAAGAAAGAGACGGAGCCCCAACTACCG GATTTGGTCTGCCCCACATGTGAGACCGACTTCATCGAGGAGGTAGCAGAAGACTCCAG TTTCCTGCAGGATAGAGCGTCATCAGTAACAAATGCAGAGTCCGACTTGCAGTTGCCAGAC ATATGGCAGCTGGTGTTCATGGAGCGCTCCGCCCTGCTGTCCCACCCGCCCTCCTCTGAGTCCCGCCCAGAGGACAACCAGCAGGTATCTCCAGCGTCCCCGATCATTACAGAGTTGCAGGAACAGGACTCGTCATTTAGCGCTGAGCAGGACGAGTCTTCCAGGCCTGAGCAAATTCCCGCTGTACCCGG GTTCATGCTGCAGGTTTTGTCTGACCTGTTAGCCTCCAGCGGAAACTCTTCTTCTACTCCGACCACACT ATCAAGCATGATGCAGCTGTACTCAAACCCGGGAGATTATGCGTGGGGACAGGGAGGCCTCGACGCGGTCGTCTCAGAG TTATTAGAGCGGCTGGAGAGCACGGGTCCACCGCCGGCTGAAAAGGAGATGATCTCATTGCTTCCCAGAGTTTGTGTCTCTCAAGAACAGATAG actGCCGACTAGAATGTCCAGTTTGTAGGGAGGAGTATTCGCTTGCCGAATCTGTCAGGAAGCTTCCCTGCCTCCATTACTTCCACAGTGACTGCATAGTACCTTGGTTGGAACTG CATGACACCTGCCCAGTGTGCCGCAAAAGTCTCGATGGCGTCGACAACAACCTCCCGCCCACGTCGCAGCCCCAAGACGAGCTCTCTGACAGGCAAGAGCAACAAGAGAGGGAGGCGATTTGA
- the scamp3 gene encoding secretory carrier-associated membrane protein 3, whose translation MSKYTSFPEPTEDQNPFQDPAVTQHSSNTEYATLDLYNPFDKPAGPPPPYEASSPPAPPPAQTPPSRTTPTEPRSYGSYNAQPAVNSTTAELLKKQEELERKAQELERRERELQSHGLGPGATRQNNWPPLPSFCPVGPCFYQDINVEITQRFQRTVTIMYYFWMFCAFSLVFNLISSLAMFCADPSNGSGFGLSILWALLFTPCSFLCWYRPVYKAFRSDSSFNFFIFFFIFFAQVCVFVIMTIGIPGSGFSGWIVSLALLNKSTGVGVLMILNATLFTAQTAMGVFLLKKIHSMYRQTDASFQKAQAEFATGVMSNQAVRQAAVSAAQGTFAAPR comes from the exons ATGTCGAAATATACCAGCTTCCCCGAACCGACGGAGGACCAGAACCCTTTCCAG GACCCAGCTGTGACTCAGCATAGCAGCAACACCGAGTATGCAACACTGGACCTTTACAACCCGTTTGATAAACCAGCTGGG CCTCCACCGCCATATGAAGCCTCTTCTCCGCCTGCACCTCCGCCTGCGCAGACGCCGCCCAGCAGAACGACACCCACTGAGCCTCGCAGCTATGGCTCTTATAACGCACAG CCTGCAGTGAACTCCACCACAGCGGAGCTCCTGAAGAAGCAGGAGGAGCTCGAGAGGAAAGCCCAGGAGTTGGAGAGGAGGGAACGGGAGCTGCAGTCACACGGCCTCGGCCCTGGAGCCA CTCGTCAGAATAATTGGCCCCCTCTGCCTTCGTTCTGTCCTGTGGGGCCCTGCTTCTACCAAGACATCAACGTGGAGATCACCCAGCGCTTCCAGCGAACTGTCACCATCATGTACTACTTCTGGATGT TCTGCGCGTTCTCGCTTGTCTTCAACCTGATCTCGTCCCTGGCCATGTTCTGTGCGGATCCGTCCAACGGTTCTGGTTTTGGGCTCTCCATTCTCTGGGCCCTCCTCTTCACGCCCTGCTCCTTCCTCTGTTGGTATCGACCCGTGTATAAAGCCTTCAG GAGTGACAGCTCCTTCaacttcttcatctttttcttcatcttctttgCTCAAGTCTGCGTCTTTGTCATCATGACTATTGGGATCCCCGGATCAGGATTCAG TGGCTGGATTGTGAGCCTGGCTCTTCTGAATAAAAGCACTGGCGTTGGTGTGCTCATGATTTTGAATGCCACCCTCTTCACTGCCCAGACCGCCATGGGGGTTTTCCTGCTAAAGAAG ATCCACAGCATGTACAGGCAAACCGATGCCAGCTTCCAGAAGGCTCAGGCTGAGTTCGCCACTGGAGTCATGTCCAATCAGGCCGTACGCCAAGCAGCTGTCTCTGCTGCCCAGGGGACCTTCGCTGCACCGCGATAG